Within the Emticicia oligotrophica DSM 17448 genome, the region GAAACGGACTTTGTAGATTTTGGCAATTTCGAACATTGGTATGCTACTTTTTACAAATATTATCGTGAAGGAAAAGCATTTCGCACGCTTGATACCCTTGAAGGGCGGCCGAATCAGATTTTTCAGCGTTGGCTCAAACACCCAAGTTATGATTCTTATTGGCAAAATATGCGTGCCAGTAAAGAAGATTTTGCTAAAATAAATATTCCGGTACTAACCATCACAGGTTTTTATGATGATGACCAATTGGGAGCAAGGCATTATTACGAACAGCATCAACAGTTTAATCCCAAAGCAAATCATTATTTTGTAATAGGCCCATATAATCATGGTGGTGCACAGGGGCATCCGAGTTCAGAACTACGTGGTTATACAATAGATTCAGTGGCAAATATTGATATAAGTGTATTAGTTTTTGATTGGTTTGATTTTATTTTAAAAGGAAAACCGCAGCCATCATTACTAAAAAATAAAATTAATTATCAAGTAATGGGGTCTAATAAGTGGAAACATGAGGCATCAATGGCAAAAATGAATAACGATACTCTTAATCTGTATTTGAGTGCTAAGACATCGGGTGAGGAGTTTTTACTTACTACCAATAAAGGTGCTTCAACAACGTTTATTCCACAAATTGTTGACTTCACCAATCGAGCTGATTCATTGCAAACTATTCCGGGCGAAGAAGAAATTTTGTCTGATTCATTAAATCCACCTAATTTGGCTAATTCTTTGGTATTTACGACGCAAGCATTTCAAAAATCATTCGATATTAATGGAGCTTTGGTCGGAAATTTATCATTGAGCATTAATAAAAAAGACATGGATGTTTTAATGAATCTCTACGAATATACTGCAGATAAAAAATACCACTGGTTGGGGCATTATCTTACAAGGGCAAGTTATACTAAAAATCGAAGTGAACGTCAATTACTAATACCAAATCAAAAAGAAAACATTCCGATTAATAATGCCTTTTTTACTTCAAAAAGAATAGGAACAGGAAGCAAATTGGTAATAGTTTTAGGCCCGCATAAAAGTCCACATTGGCAGGTGAATTACGGCACGGGCAAAGATGTAAGCGATGAAACCATGCAAGATGCACAAGTACCACTCGAAGTAAAATGGTTTACAGATAGTATCATTAAAATACCTATTTATAAATTTTAACCCTTTCTAAAAAAATCTTCATCATGAGAAAAATTGTAGTCTTACTTTTTACTTTTTGTTTTTTTAATGAAATCGTTGCCCAAAATAGTATCCCGAAGATTTTGCCAGAACGTGAGCGAGCTGCGGTGATTGATGAAATTTTGGAAGACCGAATGGCCAATCTTTTGCCCAAACTAATGAGAAAAGAAGGCATTGATATGTGGATAATTATATCGAGAGAATATAATGAAGACCCTGTTATGAAAACTATGCTTCCATCTGTTTGGCTTTCAGCAAGACGCCGAACAATCATGGTTTTCTTTGATAAAGGTGAAAAAGATGGCGTCGAACGCTTTGCAATTGCCAGATATGATGTTGGCAATCTACTAAAAGGCGAATGGGATTTGAATACAAATCCTGACCAATGGGATGCCTTGATGAAAACTATTAAAGAGAAAAATCCAAAGAAAATTGGACTCAATTTTTCAAAGTATTATGCTCACGCTGATGGATTAACCTACACTGAGCATAAAGAGTTCATGGAAAAACTCCCCGCTGAATTTCAAAATAAAGTTGTTTCAGCTTCTAATTTAGCTGTAAACTGGCTAGAAACTCGCACCGAGCGTGAAATGGCTATTTATCAACAAATCTGTAGAATCTCACACGAAATTATTCAAGAAGCTTTCTCTGATAAAGTTATTCAACCAGGTATTACTACCACCGATGATGTAGTTTGGTGGATGCGTCAGCGTGTAACAGATTTAGGTTTGGAAACTTGGTTTCACCCTACCGTTGATATTCAAAGATATGACCCTGAAAACTTCGACCACCTTCGTACTTTCTCAAAACGTCCACAGAAACAAATCATTATGCCAGGGGACTTGTTGCATTGCGACTTTGGCATTACCTATTTACGACTTAACACTGACCAACAACAGCATGCGTATGTATTGCGTGCAGGTGAAACTGAAGTGCCTTCTTTCTTAAAAAATGCATTCAAACAAGGGAATCAAGTGCAGGATTGTTTAACAGAAAACTTTAAAGCAGGCATGAGTGGTAATGATATTTTAGCAAAAGCACTTGAACAAAGTAAGAAAAAAGGCTTGAATGGAACAATCTACACCCATCCAATTGGTAATCATGGACATGCGGCTGGACCAACTATTGGTATGTGGGATAACCAAGGAAAAACAATCGGGGCGGGTGATTATCCTTTGAATTTGAGTACGGCTTATTCAATAGAGTTAAATGCAGCCGTAGAAATTGCAGAATGGAAGAAAACCATCAGAATTATGCTTGAAGAAGATGGTTTCTTTGATGAAAAGGGTTTTCGTTATATTGATGGACGCCAAACGGAAATCATTCAAATACCAAAGATTTTGAGTGGAGTAAAGTAACTTTGTGCTATTTCATTTGCTAAATTTCTATTCAAAATTATATATTGCTTCATATTTCCCACGAGATTACATTCTTTGGGAAATATGATTGCTACTTTTGCTCTACATATACCATAATTCTACACTAATAACTTAACATCCTACCTTTTTAAAACCAAGCTCTAAATATTTCCAGCAAAATCAATCATTAAATTGATAATATTTAACCTTAATTATTCAAAACTAATTATGAAAAAACTGTACAATTATTTCTGGTTACTTTTTATAATCGGATTCCTAAATAAGTTGAATGCACAAAGTGTGCTAATTGACCCTGCAAATACTACATCTATTTTAAATGCACAAAGCACAACAAAAGGCCTACTTCCACCTCGCCTGACAGAAGCACAACGAAATGCAATGACAGGCTTAACGGCTGGTACTGTTATACATTGTAGCGATTGTGCAGGTGGTGTTGGCCCATATAGCTATAATGGTTCTTCTTGGGTAGCTATGTTTTCTTCAAATTCAGTAAGTTACTCTGTTGGTCAAAGCAAGTTTGGTGGAGTTATATTTTTTGTAGATGATTCAGGTCAACATGGCTTAGTCGCAGCAACTACTGATCAAAGTGTAGGTACAACATGGTATAATGGAAATTATATTAATACTTTAGCTACTCGAACAGGAGTATTTGGTGGTGCAAACAATACTGAACGCATCATTACTGAGCAAGGTGCTGGAAATTATGCGGCAAGCATAGCTTCTCAAGGGAGTAATGGAGGTTTTGGCGATTGGTACTTACCTTCGAAAGATGAAATGGCAAAAATGTATCAGCAAATTGGTGTTATTCCGAGTATCACGGCTGGTGCAAATTACTGGAGTTCAACGGAAGAAAGTGTATCTAATCTTCAGTCAACTTCGACTAATGCCTATGTTACAGTATTGAGTACTGGAGTATCATCATTACAAAGTAAAAGTAGTAATGCTCGTGTGAGGGCTATTCGTAGATTTTAATTTAACCTTGAAGAAAATGAGAAAAATATTTACATTTATTTTTTTGATGGTATTAACTAATACTATTAGTTGGGCACAAGCAACCAGAACTTGGGTCTCTGGTGTAGGTGATGATGCCAATCCTTGTAGTCGTACGGCTCCTTGTAAGACTTTTGCTGGTGCTATTTCAAAAACCGCAGCGGGTGGTGAAATTTCTGTACTTGACCCAGGAGGTTATGGAGCAGTAACCATCACAAAATCAATAACTATCAATGGAGATGGTACTTTAGCTGGAATTATAAATTCAGGTACAAATGGAATTGTAGTTAATGCAGGTGCGACAGATATTATTGTAATTAGAAGTATTTCAATTAATGGTTTTACTACTGGATTAAATGGAATTAGGTATCTGGCTGGTGGACAGCTCCATGTAGAAAATTGTGCAATTAGTGGCTTTACTACTCGCGGCATAGATGCAAGTTTGGCAGCCAATGGAATATTAACCGTTGAAAATACAACTATTAATGGGCCATCAGTAAATGCAACAGGAATATATATCAATACCACGCTAGATACCATGCGTACAA harbors:
- a CDS encoding CocE/NonD family hydrolase, with translation MKKHFLIFLLSCLIINVNAQKFYFPKAYYADSISLSKNIPNLAKQVLKFYKEADQSVYQDNAFRLRIVAQQYDEALKSIEIYRSLQKSSDAKSNGAIGGQFEVFIRTKIRQQQTKESFVVAFKPTFAAKQKTLNANSKLMFEEYFEINLNNIKNTLKNLLENISSDSLNLTVARQICRAYNSANVYANILPIGKPILLAEEKRDFIINDSINIKTREGILISAIIVRNKKAMLKQPTILIFSIYNQSQDKNRAKLAALNGYVGVIAYTRGKKTSPHEIEPFEHDAHDAYEMIDWISKQPWSNGQVGMYGGSYLGFAQWAATKKIHPALKTIVPQVSVGIGVDYPMENNVFMSYMLQWIHYVHNSKETDFVDFGNFEHWYATFYKYYREGKAFRTLDTLEGRPNQIFQRWLKHPSYDSYWQNMRASKEDFAKINIPVLTITGFYDDDQLGARHYYEQHQQFNPKANHYFVIGPYNHGGAQGHPSSELRGYTIDSVANIDISVLVFDWFDFILKGKPQPSLLKNKINYQVMGSNKWKHEASMAKMNNDTLNLYLSAKTSGEEFLLTTNKGASTTFIPQIVDFTNRADSLQTIPGEEEILSDSLNPPNLANSLVFTTQAFQKSFDINGALVGNLSLSINKKDMDVLMNLYEYTADKKYHWLGHYLTRASYTKNRSERQLLIPNQKENIPINNAFFTSKRIGTGSKLVIVLGPHKSPHWQVNYGTGKDVSDETMQDAQVPLEVKWFTDSIIKIPIYKF
- a CDS encoding M24 family metallopeptidase, with product MRKIVVLLFTFCFFNEIVAQNSIPKILPERERAAVIDEILEDRMANLLPKLMRKEGIDMWIIISREYNEDPVMKTMLPSVWLSARRRTIMVFFDKGEKDGVERFAIARYDVGNLLKGEWDLNTNPDQWDALMKTIKEKNPKKIGLNFSKYYAHADGLTYTEHKEFMEKLPAEFQNKVVSASNLAVNWLETRTEREMAIYQQICRISHEIIQEAFSDKVIQPGITTTDDVVWWMRQRVTDLGLETWFHPTVDIQRYDPENFDHLRTFSKRPQKQIIMPGDLLHCDFGITYLRLNTDQQQHAYVLRAGETEVPSFLKNAFKQGNQVQDCLTENFKAGMSGNDILAKALEQSKKKGLNGTIYTHPIGNHGHAAGPTIGMWDNQGKTIGAGDYPLNLSTAYSIELNAAVEIAEWKKTIRIMLEEDGFFDEKGFRYIDGRQTEIIQIPKILSGVK
- a CDS encoding Lcl domain-containing protein, which codes for MKKLYNYFWLLFIIGFLNKLNAQSVLIDPANTTSILNAQSTTKGLLPPRLTEAQRNAMTGLTAGTVIHCSDCAGGVGPYSYNGSSWVAMFSSNSVSYSVGQSKFGGVIFFVDDSGQHGLVAATTDQSVGTTWYNGNYINTLATRTGVFGGANNTERIITEQGAGNYAASIASQGSNGGFGDWYLPSKDEMAKMYQQIGVIPSITAGANYWSSTEESVSNLQSTSTNAYVTVLSTGVSSLQSKSSNARVRAIRRF